In Sandaracinaceae bacterium, a single genomic region encodes these proteins:
- a CDS encoding FAD-binding oxidoreductase, with protein sequence MRRRELLELLGSAALLAGCGEEDATPPRAPAVEEAPPPPPVERRSEPVPETRPATDADWARLAERLEGEVVRPDAERYAVARRLFDPRFDSLEPQGVAYCRSESDVQRSVAFARAHALPFAARCGGHSYGGYSSGEGLVCDVGPMSAVALDGSGAMASVGAGAKLIDIYAQLAARSLVIPGGTCPSVGISGLTLGGGQGVFGRKLGLTCDAVDAMRIVTADGVIHACDAETDADLFWASRGGGGGNFGVVTQFRFRTHHVPRITRFALPWRWGAAADVVAGWQEWGPDAPREIWSKCELGSRGADRSVAIHGVFPGDASSLAPHLDALIARVGSAPRRRRVESAALLDTMLVLGGCARRTYEECHMPPEGTLGRGMKRTRSHVVQTSLSPGGIETLLEGLDRSGLAEGSGRVGLDAVGGAINAVDPDATAFVHRRARFIAQYATYWSRRSNAAEASERWLDQLYAAMQPHAGGAYGNYIDPRLSDWERAYYGANLPRLRAIKRRHDPDDFFRFAQSIRG encoded by the coding sequence ATGCGTCGACGTGAGCTGCTCGAGCTCCTGGGCTCCGCCGCGCTGCTGGCTGGCTGCGGTGAGGAGGACGCGACGCCGCCGCGCGCTCCTGCGGTGGAAGAGGCGCCGCCGCCGCCGCCGGTCGAGCGCCGGAGCGAGCCTGTGCCCGAGACCCGCCCGGCGACGGACGCGGATTGGGCGCGGCTCGCCGAGCGCCTCGAGGGGGAGGTGGTCCGTCCGGATGCCGAGCGCTACGCGGTGGCGCGTAGGCTGTTCGACCCGCGCTTCGACTCGCTCGAGCCCCAGGGCGTCGCGTACTGCCGCTCGGAGTCGGACGTGCAGCGCTCCGTCGCGTTCGCGCGGGCGCACGCGCTCCCGTTCGCGGCCCGCTGCGGCGGCCACAGCTACGGCGGATACTCGAGCGGCGAGGGCTTGGTCTGCGACGTCGGGCCCATGTCCGCGGTGGCGCTCGACGGATCGGGCGCCATGGCGAGCGTCGGCGCGGGCGCGAAGCTCATCGACATCTACGCGCAGCTCGCCGCGCGCAGCCTGGTCATCCCCGGCGGGACCTGTCCGAGCGTCGGGATCTCGGGGCTGACGCTCGGCGGCGGGCAGGGCGTGTTCGGACGCAAGCTCGGGCTGACCTGCGACGCGGTGGACGCGATGCGGATCGTGACCGCGGACGGGGTGATCCACGCGTGCGACGCCGAGACGGACGCCGACCTGTTCTGGGCGAGCCGCGGCGGAGGCGGCGGGAACTTCGGGGTGGTCACGCAATTTCGTTTCCGAACCCACCATGTCCCCCGGATCACGCGCTTCGCGTTGCCGTGGCGCTGGGGCGCGGCGGCGGACGTCGTCGCGGGCTGGCAGGAGTGGGGACCGGACGCGCCTCGGGAGATCTGGTCCAAGTGCGAGCTCGGGAGCCGCGGCGCGGATCGCTCGGTCGCCATCCACGGGGTGTTCCCCGGGGACGCGTCATCGCTCGCCCCCCACCTCGACGCCCTCATCGCGCGGGTGGGCTCGGCGCCACGACGGCGACGCGTGGAGAGCGCGGCGCTCCTGGACACGATGCTCGTCCTCGGCGGCTGCGCGCGTCGCACGTACGAGGAGTGCCACATGCCGCCCGAGGGCACGCTGGGGCGGGGTATGAAGCGGACGCGCTCGCACGTGGTCCAGACGTCGCTCTCTCCGGGTGGCATCGAGACGCTGCTGGAGGGGCTCGATCGCTCGGGCCTCGCGGAGGGCTCGGGCCGCGTGGGGCTCGACGCGGTCGGGGGCGCGATCAACGCGGTCGACCCCGACGCGACGGCCTTCGTGCACCGGCGCGCGCGCTTCATCGCGCAGTACGCGACGTACTGGTCGCGGCGATCGAACGCGGCCGAGGCGAGCGAGCGCTGGCTGGATCAGCTCTACGCCGCGATGCAGCCGCACGCGGGCGGCGCCTACGGCAACTACATCGATCCGCGGCTGAGCGACTGGGAGCGCGCGTACTACGGGGCGAACCTGCCGAGGCTCCGCGCCATCAAGCGTCGCCACGACCCGGACGACTTCTTCCGGTTCGCGCAGAGCATCCGCGGCTGA
- the fusA gene encoding elongation factor G, which produces MTGTIAISRQRNLGIIAHVDAGKTTLTERILFHAGRIHRIGGVDEGTTTTDHRPEEQAKGITITAAAVSCAWGDHALTLIDTPGHVDFTMEVERSLRVLDGAVVLLDAVAGVEPQTETVWRQAERHGVPRIAFVNKLDRAGADLDRAVRSLRDRLGVRPLVLTLPDGETLSAILDVVRRERVTFDDEGRVASRVPCDDPRIDAAREALVEACAELDEALLESFVESRDVSAEALLAALRRGTLEGRWLPVLAGSAYRNVGVPLLLDAVVALLPDPSEAAPLAEGWARAADAPLAGLCFKVDFDTFGALAFVRVYAGVLRRGDVVAVQSRKLRVGRLVRLFAAEREDVEEAPAGSIVALVSADLSTGDTLSEPSHPISLEPVRAPDAVMRVAIEPRTRSDRDRLPKALARLRVADPSLRVIADPDTGQTLLGGMGQLHLEIAVSRLSTEHGVTVDVGAPRVAYRETVSSRARVDEVLRKQTGGPGLFAHVVMELEPASPGEGFVFEDRIRGGAIPREYVSGVRKGVEAALGSGVLGHPVVDVRVRLLDGSTHPNDSSEHAFALCAEQAFRAALRQAGPVLLEPLVRLEVHAPEAHVGDLIGDLSARRGRILGMETERDLVRVEAEAPLAELFGYATDLASLARGRGTHHLELARYAPAPEGVRVRS; this is translated from the coding sequence ATGACCGGAACAATCGCCATTTCTCGCCAACGCAACCTCGGAATCATCGCTCATGTCGACGCGGGCAAGACCACGCTGACCGAGCGGATCCTCTTCCACGCCGGCCGCATCCATCGGATCGGCGGCGTCGACGAGGGCACCACCACCACGGACCACCGACCCGAAGAGCAGGCCAAGGGCATCACCATCACCGCCGCGGCGGTCTCGTGCGCCTGGGGCGATCACGCGCTGACGCTGATCGACACCCCCGGTCACGTGGACTTCACGATGGAGGTGGAGCGCTCGCTGCGCGTGCTCGACGGGGCCGTCGTGCTCCTCGACGCGGTGGCCGGCGTGGAGCCGCAGACCGAGACGGTGTGGCGACAGGCCGAGCGGCACGGGGTGCCTCGGATCGCGTTCGTGAACAAGCTCGACCGCGCCGGGGCCGACCTCGACCGCGCGGTGCGCTCGCTGCGAGACCGACTCGGGGTGCGCCCGCTCGTGCTCACGCTGCCCGACGGAGAGACCCTCTCGGCGATCCTCGACGTGGTGAGACGCGAGCGCGTGACCTTCGATGACGAGGGCCGCGTGGCGTCGCGCGTGCCGTGTGACGATCCCCGGATCGACGCGGCGCGCGAGGCGCTCGTGGAGGCGTGCGCGGAGCTCGACGAGGCGCTCCTGGAGAGCTTCGTCGAGAGCCGCGACGTCAGCGCCGAGGCGCTGCTGGCTGCGTTGCGGCGCGGGACCCTCGAGGGTCGCTGGCTGCCCGTGCTCGCGGGCTCGGCGTACCGGAACGTCGGCGTCCCGCTCCTGCTCGACGCGGTGGTCGCGCTGCTCCCCGATCCGTCGGAGGCGGCGCCTCTCGCGGAGGGCTGGGCACGCGCGGCCGACGCGCCGCTCGCCGGGCTCTGCTTCAAGGTCGACTTCGACACCTTCGGCGCGCTCGCCTTCGTGCGCGTGTACGCGGGCGTGCTGCGCCGCGGAGACGTCGTGGCCGTGCAGTCTCGGAAGCTCCGCGTCGGTCGCCTCGTTCGGCTCTTCGCCGCTGAGCGCGAAGACGTCGAGGAGGCGCCCGCGGGGAGCATCGTGGCGCTGGTCTCGGCCGATCTCTCGACCGGGGACACGCTGTCCGAGCCGTCCCATCCCATCTCGCTCGAGCCGGTCCGCGCACCCGACGCGGTGATGCGCGTGGCCATCGAGCCCAGGACCCGCAGTGATCGCGATCGTCTCCCGAAGGCGCTCGCGCGGCTGCGGGTCGCCGACCCCTCCCTCCGCGTGATCGCCGACCCCGACACGGGGCAGACGCTCCTCGGGGGCATGGGTCAGCTACACCTCGAGATCGCGGTCAGCCGGCTCTCCACCGAGCACGGCGTGACCGTCGACGTCGGCGCGCCCCGCGTCGCGTACCGCGAGACGGTCTCGTCCCGCGCGCGCGTCGATGAGGTGCTCCGGAAGCAGACCGGCGGCCCGGGTCTCTTCGCCCACGTGGTGATGGAGCTCGAGCCGGCGTCGCCCGGAGAAGGCTTCGTCTTCGAAGACCGGATCCGCGGCGGCGCGATCCCGCGCGAGTACGTCTCGGGCGTCCGGAAGGGCGTCGAGGCGGCGCTCGGGTCCGGTGTCCTCGGCCACCCCGTGGTCGACGTGCGGGTCCGTCTCCTCGACGGATCCACCCACCCCAACGACTCGAGTGAGCACGCCTTCGCGCTCTGCGCGGAGCAGGCCTTCCGCGCCGCGCTGCGGCAGGCGGGCCCGGTGCTCCTCGAGCCGCTCGTCCGTCTCGAGGTGCACGCACCCGAGGCGCACGTCGGCGACCTGATCGGGGACCTGTCCGCGCGCCGCGGCCGGATCCTCGGGATGGAGACCGAGCGCGATCTCGTCCGCGTGGAGGCGGAGGCGCCGCTCGCCGAGCTCTTCGGCTACGCGACCGACCTCGCCAGCCTCGCGCGCGGCCGGGGCACGCATCATCTCGAGCTCGCGCGCTATGCCCCGGCCCCCGAGGGTGTGCGCGTGCGCAGCTGA
- a CDS encoding GNAT family N-acetyltransferase: MKIDLSDFETRIRVRQLRLEDYDEWKALLTRCFPTLKPWLPAQMESMISRFPEGQVCIEVDGEMVASSSALIVQYDDYTDWHDYLEISGNGYLENHDPEGDTLYGIEMMVDPDYRGQKLARRLYEERKRIARDFNCARMIVGGRIPGYAKHRDELSAHEYVERVITKQLYDPVLTTQLSNGFQLRQLIEDYLPNDEDSGGWATCLEWPNLDYVPKSRRKKMRRSVLSVRLSLVQYKMRLLESWEEFERQCEFFVDTASDYKADFLCFPELFTVQLLSLIDERRPAEGARRLADFTPRYLELFGRLATHYNINIIGGSQLALEDDGLLYNIAYLFGRDGSIGKQKKIHVTPNEAKWWGIAGGDKVEIFDTDFGKVAILICYDSEFPELARVAVKKGAKILFVPSNTNDRHGHLRVRLCCQARAIENQVYVVNAGCVGNLPLVENADTHYAQSGIFTPSDIPFARDGVAVEAEPNVETVLFQDVDLELLRRARRTGTVQNWLDRRTDLYKVVYTPPGEDEFVVD; the protein is encoded by the coding sequence GTGAAGATTGACCTCAGCGATTTCGAGACCCGCATCCGTGTCCGCCAGCTCCGGCTCGAGGACTACGACGAGTGGAAGGCCCTGCTGACGCGGTGCTTCCCCACGCTCAAGCCGTGGCTGCCCGCGCAAATGGAGAGCATGATCTCCCGCTTCCCCGAGGGGCAGGTCTGCATCGAGGTGGACGGCGAGATGGTGGCGAGCAGCTCCGCGCTCATCGTCCAGTACGACGACTACACCGACTGGCACGACTACCTCGAGATCTCGGGCAACGGCTACCTCGAGAACCACGACCCCGAGGGCGACACGCTCTACGGCATCGAGATGATGGTCGACCCCGACTACCGCGGGCAGAAGCTGGCCCGGCGCCTGTACGAGGAGCGCAAGCGCATCGCGCGCGACTTCAACTGCGCGCGCATGATCGTCGGCGGGCGCATCCCCGGCTACGCGAAGCACAGGGACGAGCTGAGCGCGCACGAGTACGTCGAGAGGGTCATCACGAAGCAGCTCTACGACCCCGTCCTGACCACGCAGCTCTCCAACGGCTTCCAGCTGCGCCAGCTCATCGAGGACTACCTCCCCAACGACGAGGACTCGGGCGGCTGGGCGACCTGCCTCGAGTGGCCGAACCTCGACTACGTGCCGAAGTCTCGCCGCAAGAAGATGCGGCGCTCGGTGCTCTCGGTGCGCCTCTCACTCGTGCAATACAAGATGCGCCTCCTCGAGAGCTGGGAGGAGTTCGAGCGGCAGTGCGAGTTCTTCGTCGACACGGCGAGCGACTACAAGGCCGACTTCCTCTGCTTCCCGGAGCTGTTCACCGTGCAGCTCCTCTCGCTCATCGACGAGCGCCGGCCGGCCGAGGGCGCGCGCCGCCTCGCCGACTTCACCCCGCGCTACCTCGAGCTCTTCGGCCGCCTGGCGACCCACTACAACATCAACATCATCGGCGGCAGCCAGCTCGCGCTCGAGGACGACGGCCTCCTCTACAACATCGCCTACCTCTTCGGCCGCGACGGCTCGATCGGCAAGCAGAAGAAGATCCACGTCACGCCGAACGAGGCGAAGTGGTGGGGCATCGCCGGCGGCGACAAGGTGGAGATCTTCGACACCGACTTCGGCAAGGTCGCCATCCTCATCTGCTACGACAGCGAGTTCCCCGAGCTCGCGCGCGTCGCGGTGAAGAAGGGCGCGAAGATCCTCTTCGTCCCCTCCAACACCAACGACCGCCACGGCCACCTCCGCGTCCGCCTCTGCTGCCAGGCGCGCGCGATCGAGAACCAGGTCTACGTCGTCAACGCGGGCTGCGTCGGCAACCTCCCCCTCGTGGAGAACGCCGACACCCACTACGCGCAGAGCGGCATCTTCACGCCCAGCGACATCCCCTTCGCGCGGGACGGCGTCGCGGTCGAGGCGGAGCCCAACGTCGAGACCGTGCTCTTCCAGGACGTCGATCTCGAGCTCCTCCGCCGCGCCCGCCGCACCGGCACCGTCCAGAACTGGCTCGACCGCCGCACCGACCTCTACAAGGTCGTCTACACCCCGCCCGGCGAAGACGAGTTCGTCGTGGACTGA
- a CDS encoding sterol desaturase family protein — MSGTGPFTEECVEAARRSWTPRKGPRAASRVRLFRDFVPEHLIFGGHPALPFLLVTPFVGWLLEHAPTHAWAPAVFLLGALSWTLVEYAMHRWLFHFPSQGDPGKVTTFIVHGHHHVSPQEPSRLAATPVQIGSLALLMLGVFQWTLGPAWMSAMAGFLVAYLAYEAVHHIAHHGRPRSRLLRAIQRHHLAHHYEHAGAARWGISSPLWDWVFRTLRPRADAPRPERADAPLP; from the coding sequence GTGAGCGGAACGGGACCCTTCACCGAGGAGTGCGTCGAGGCGGCGCGGCGCTCGTGGACGCCGCGCAAGGGGCCGCGCGCAGCGTCCCGGGTGCGGCTCTTTCGAGACTTCGTGCCCGAGCACCTGATCTTCGGCGGACACCCGGCCCTGCCGTTCCTGCTGGTCACGCCGTTCGTAGGCTGGCTCCTGGAGCACGCCCCGACGCACGCCTGGGCGCCGGCCGTGTTCCTGCTGGGCGCGCTGAGCTGGACCCTCGTGGAGTACGCCATGCATCGCTGGCTCTTCCACTTCCCGAGCCAGGGTGACCCGGGCAAGGTCACGACCTTCATCGTGCACGGCCACCATCACGTCTCGCCGCAGGAGCCCTCGCGCCTGGCGGCCACGCCCGTGCAGATCGGCTCGCTCGCGCTGCTGATGCTCGGCGTCTTCCAGTGGACGCTCGGCCCGGCGTGGATGAGCGCGATGGCCGGCTTCCTGGTCGCGTACCTCGCGTACGAGGCCGTGCACCACATCGCGCACCACGGGCGGCCGCGCTCGCGCCTGCTGCGCGCGATCCAGCGTCACCACCTCGCGCATCACTACGAGCACGCGGGCGCGGCGCGCTGGGGCATCTCGAGCCCGCTCTGGGACTGGGTCTTCCGGACCCTCAGGCCGCGCGCTGATGCGCCTCGACCCGAGCGAGCCGACGCGCCGCTTCCGTGA
- a CDS encoding FIST N-terminal domain-containing protein: MLETAAAYTRQVDGAAAGRELGEALRRELGEDLHAVVVFASSRFDHEALLAALHDAASPKILIGASSAGEFTQKERGEGTACALAIRSDHLRFSSGLGRRVSEDPTRAAREVVDGFVGVDAPEYPHRAALVMTDALAGHSDNLVEQLTVMTGARYEFAGGGAGDDAQFKRTHVFCGTEVCTDAVVALEILSEKPLGVGVGHGWRPASRPFRVTKVEGKRLVSLNGLPAIEVFEEHAASSGQALDRADPLPFFLHNILGVETEEGHRLRVPLSVGDDGAVACAAEIPEGARVRIMSATNDSAVEAAGNAARSAVQALGVEKPGAAVFFDCVATRLRMGDVFGFELDRVAEALGEARFVGCNTYGQIARGAGQFGGFHNCTAVVFVFPR, encoded by the coding sequence ATGCTCGAGACCGCGGCGGCGTACACGCGACAGGTCGATGGGGCCGCGGCCGGCCGCGAGCTCGGTGAAGCGCTCCGTCGCGAGCTCGGTGAAGACCTCCACGCGGTGGTGGTCTTCGCTTCCTCACGCTTCGACCACGAAGCGTTGCTCGCCGCGCTCCACGACGCGGCGTCACCGAAGATCCTCATCGGCGCCTCCTCCGCGGGCGAGTTCACGCAGAAGGAGCGCGGGGAGGGGACGGCGTGCGCGCTCGCCATCCGCTCCGACCACCTTCGGTTCTCGTCCGGTCTCGGGAGGCGTGTCAGCGAAGACCCGACCCGGGCCGCGCGGGAGGTGGTCGATGGCTTCGTCGGCGTGGACGCGCCCGAGTACCCGCACCGCGCGGCGCTGGTGATGACCGACGCGCTCGCCGGCCACAGCGACAACCTCGTGGAGCAGCTCACCGTCATGACGGGCGCGCGCTACGAGTTCGCCGGCGGAGGCGCGGGGGACGACGCGCAGTTCAAGCGCACGCACGTCTTCTGCGGGACCGAGGTGTGCACGGACGCGGTGGTCGCCCTCGAGATCCTCAGCGAGAAGCCGCTCGGGGTCGGCGTCGGCCACGGCTGGCGACCGGCGAGCCGGCCCTTTCGCGTCACCAAGGTCGAGGGCAAGCGCCTCGTGAGCCTCAACGGGCTCCCCGCGATCGAGGTCTTCGAGGAGCACGCGGCGAGCTCGGGGCAGGCGCTGGACCGGGCCGACCCGCTCCCGTTCTTCCTGCACAACATCCTCGGCGTGGAGACCGAGGAGGGGCACCGCCTCCGGGTGCCGCTCTCGGTCGGTGACGACGGAGCGGTCGCGTGCGCGGCGGAGATCCCCGAGGGCGCGCGGGTGCGGATCATGAGCGCGACCAACGACTCCGCGGTCGAAGCCGCGGGGAACGCCGCGCGCTCGGCGGTTCAGGCCCTCGGGGTCGAGAAGCCCGGCGCGGCTGTGTTCTTCGACTGCGTCGCCACCCGGCTTCGCATGGGGGACGTGTTCGGCTTCGAGCTGGACAGGGTGGCCGAGGCGCTCGGGGAGGCGCGCTTCGTCGGGTGCAACACCTACGGGCAGATCGCGCGCGGCGCCGGGCAGTTCGGCGGCTTCCACAACTGCACCGCAGTCGTGTTCGTCTTCCCGCGATGA
- a CDS encoding ATP-binding protein — translation MTEEDTALLGLIAALGDLERRESVCRALSARLGARELYVFVADHELDGQLVPAMGFAAVVPGGPEWRALLERVRTPGPHRARVRTREGDEDDAVAYGYDGWAIVAVGLDALPELISKMAPMMKAMVQAEHRVRIAGAEVDLAQQNARRFTALARALEATRADLEQTLRAHERQAQQLDLARVEAEEATRVKDDFLAMLGHELRNPLAPIVTALELLDVEGAESRELKVIDRQVRHLQRLVDDLLDVARIARGAISIATERVELREVAVRAVDMASPLLEEKRQTLVMRMPEHGLPLDADPARFAQVIANLLINAARYSPEGAQVTLRADREDDRVHLRVEDEGVGLEPDTLERIFDRFRQENIAFDRSHGGLGLGLAIARSLVELHRGRIWAESDGLQRGAVFHVEVPALEVSEAEMTPRPADAPSDAPPNVRVLVVDDNEDAATMLTVLLQKRGYETCTAFDGPGALGAVRAFEPDVAILDIGLPVMDGYELAEHLRERLASRPPRFIALTGYGQASDRRRTAEAGFEAHLVKPVDMRALEALLAGRHGASDALAPSDEAR, via the coding sequence ATGACCGAGGAGGACACGGCGCTCCTCGGTCTCATCGCCGCGCTCGGCGACCTGGAGCGGCGCGAGTCGGTATGCAGAGCGCTGTCCGCCCGGCTCGGCGCGCGCGAGCTCTATGTCTTCGTCGCGGACCACGAGCTGGACGGGCAGCTCGTCCCCGCGATGGGGTTCGCGGCCGTGGTGCCGGGCGGACCGGAGTGGCGGGCGCTGCTCGAGCGGGTCAGGACGCCCGGCCCGCACCGAGCGCGCGTGCGCACCCGCGAAGGCGACGAGGACGACGCGGTCGCCTATGGATACGACGGCTGGGCCATCGTGGCGGTCGGGCTCGACGCGCTGCCCGAGCTGATCTCCAAGATGGCGCCGATGATGAAGGCCATGGTGCAGGCCGAGCACCGCGTGCGGATCGCGGGCGCCGAGGTGGATCTCGCCCAGCAGAACGCGCGACGGTTCACCGCGCTCGCGCGCGCGCTCGAGGCGACCCGCGCGGACCTCGAGCAGACGCTCCGCGCTCATGAGCGCCAGGCACAGCAGCTCGACCTGGCGCGGGTGGAGGCCGAGGAGGCGACGCGGGTGAAGGACGACTTCCTCGCCATGCTCGGCCACGAGCTGCGCAACCCGCTCGCGCCCATCGTCACCGCGCTCGAGCTGCTCGACGTCGAGGGCGCCGAGTCGCGCGAGCTCAAGGTGATCGACCGGCAGGTGCGACACCTCCAGCGTCTGGTCGACGATCTCCTCGACGTGGCGCGCATCGCCCGCGGCGCGATCTCCATCGCCACCGAGAGGGTGGAGCTCCGCGAGGTCGCCGTCCGCGCGGTCGACATGGCGAGCCCGCTCCTCGAGGAGAAGCGACAGACGCTGGTGATGCGCATGCCCGAGCACGGGCTGCCGCTCGACGCGGACCCCGCGCGCTTCGCCCAGGTGATCGCCAACCTCCTCATCAACGCGGCGCGCTACTCGCCGGAGGGCGCGCAGGTCACGCTCCGCGCGGATCGTGAAGACGACCGCGTGCACCTGCGCGTCGAGGACGAGGGCGTCGGGCTCGAGCCAGACACGCTCGAGCGGATCTTCGACCGCTTCCGGCAGGAGAACATCGCGTTCGACCGATCCCATGGCGGGCTGGGGCTGGGTCTCGCGATCGCGCGGAGCCTGGTGGAGCTCCACCGCGGGCGGATCTGGGCCGAGTCCGATGGGCTTCAGCGAGGCGCGGTCTTTCACGTCGAGGTGCCCGCGCTCGAGGTGAGCGAGGCGGAGATGACGCCCCGCCCCGCGGACGCGCCCTCCGACGCGCCCCCGAACGTGCGGGTCCTGGTGGTGGACGACAACGAGGACGCGGCCACCATGCTCACCGTCCTGCTGCAGAAGCGGGGCTACGAGACGTGCACCGCGTTCGACGGGCCGGGCGCGCTCGGCGCCGTGAGGGCCTTCGAGCCCGACGTGGCCATCCTCGACATCGGCCTGCCCGTGATGGACGGCTACGAGCTCGCCGAGCACCTCCGCGAGCGGCTCGCCTCGCGACCGCCACGCTTCATCGCGCTCACCGGCTATGGCCAGGCCTCCGACCGACGTCGCACCGCGGAGGCGGGCTTCGAGGCCCACCTCGTCAAGCCCGTCGACATGCGGGCCCTGGAGGCGCTCTTGGCGGGCCGACACGGCGCGTCGGACGCATTGGCTCCGAGCGACGAAGCGCGCTGA